attatttattgttattattattgttattctaaatattattaattatggtcattatattagttattattattaattaggtgaTTAGTATCATTAACTTCATTAATATAAATTacgatattatcattattgttattagtattatcatttagaaaattagtagtattatcattactaatattattattagtagtattattattattgtattattgctAGTAATATTGTTACAATTACAAattaatattaaaagaaactatcgtcattagtttataaattaaatgcgaaggttataattattataactatgaatatacaggttttaataatattgataagataataaatatagatattttggatataaatattattatggaaatgattaaaattttaattaaagtaCGTTTTAAAAGAGTTATTAAAAGTTTTATAATTGTTGTTATCATAGAAATTTTAATATaacatagtattattatcattattaatatcattatttttattaatattattattatcatttttatcattataaatattattactaatactagtattatcataattattaatttcacaaacaaatggtcttcacataaaaatatatttaacttaactatataaataaaatgaatatatttaattaaataaagaaatacataagttgttaatataaaaattatatcactaagaataataaataatttgttcagttacgattatatgttttaatatatatatacaaatggtataggttcttgaatccgaggccaaccctgcattgttcagaatcgtcgtatgaatatttttactataaaatattgtagagtgagtttcattactccctttttaaatgcttttgcaatatatatttttgggactgagaatacatgtgcatttataaatttttgacgaaatagacacaagtaatcaaaactacattatatggttgaatggatcgaaaccgaatatgcctcttttagcctggtaatctaagaattagggaactggcccctaattgacgtgaatcctaaagatagatctattgggcccaacaagccccatccattgttgcggatgctttagtacttcgaaatttatcatgtccgaagggagtcccggaataatggggatattctatatgcatcttgttaatgtcgattatcaggtgttcaatccatatgaatgatttttatgcatgatgtttatgagaaatggaaatatgaaatcttgtggtctattaaaattatgaaatgattatttatgataaactaatgaactcaccaaccttttggttgacactttaaagcatgtttattctcaggtatgaaagaaatcttccgctgtgcatttgctcattttagagatattacttggagtcattcatgacatatttcaaaagacgttgcattcgagtcattgagttcatcaagattgataataagtaattcatagtttggatatagtaTGGGATAgtgtgcatgcctgtcaactttcattataatgaaagtttgtcttttaaaaatgaatgcaatgtttgtaaaatgtatcatttagaggtcaaataccttgcgatgtaatcaactattgtgaatcgtttataatggatatgaacgggtcctttcagaagacatctattctaagcatgttgagaaaggtttcatgaattatagatgtcaggaactagtcaaactttatgtGGTCAAAaacggtaacagagaaaactgcggtcgcactgcggttgaccgtggtggcgatcgtgcaacttgttttcacaaaactgcgttgcaattcaattttggggtttcacggttgactatgcggtcgaccgtacctcgaccgtgtgtttagctgaacttttaatttcattctttaacctatgtttgacttggtcatttgcaagataaagtatggattagcgaccttgcgtgttttatgttaagatgtcagtcgtcacttatgcatatgtgtgtgtcatcatcaaaacatattattttggttaatcatacttaagtttatcgtttattgcattaaccaacattcaaccaacagatTTAATTGAATCGAAGGTGGAAGATTTGAAAACTCGTAAACTTAAGAACCCTAAACTAGAGAGGAGGAAATGAGAAGAAAAATTCGAGAGATGAATGACAAATACATATTCGTACGATTAGGGGTTTATATTAAgagttttttttaaataaaatcatCAAATTGCCCATCATGTGCTTAACACATGTACTTATATAACGAAATAATTTAACTGACATTAAATATAGAACCAGTGTTGtgcatttatcaaatcataaggaCTACCGGTATAATACTAAATAGCAAAGGACTACATATATAATTTTGGGTAAACTACATAGACTAATAGTATAATTAACTCTAATATATAAATTTGTAGTTTTAGTATaacattatgttattattattatttttttattattactattattattatatatgattaACAAATACGGATAATACATCATATGAAAAAGAAAACAACAAAAAGACAAGACATTTTCGACACATATTGGCATATTGTGCATAGTGTGCAACTGAATAAGAACTAAAATATTAGAGGAGATcaaaattttaaatatttataatgtatttatttatatacagtAGCGAAATATTATTCAAACAAATATTTTAAATTACAATTAGCTTGTATGACTATGAACTTAAAAAGATCTTTTTACTTGTATTGTTGTTTGATCCTCGATTACTTGATAACTCAAACTTAAATTAGCAAGTCATATTTATCTTTAATATTTAACCCATAATAACAGAGGCTTATTTTGTTTGTCTCGATGACTATACAAAAGTTTGTGAAATTTCGACATCCAGTTTTAATGACAAGTAAGCCCAGATCGCTCAAACCTACTTGCACGTCTGCAAATCATCTTTTGTTTTTccctctttttatttttattttttaaaacccTTTATGCACATGCAACTCCTGCTAACATCAAACAACAATAGCTGGCAATATTTAGTATATACGGAGTAGCACATTACTTTCACTTAAAATTGTcattttgattttgatttatttGGTTGAATAACATTTTCTTTAATTAAGGAAATAACATACTAGTAAATAAAAACTCATAGTAGTAAGCCCAACGATTGAACCGTGAACCATGTTTAGCTTATAAAAAGGCTATGTACCAAATTAGAGTTGTACTCCTTAGAATGACATATAAAAAACACATAGACCAAATGCATTAAGTTTATCATtggtgaatttatttattaagtttttattttattttccaaATTTTAATACAAAAAACACAATAACATAATCGGAGTGTGATACATTATCTAATTAATTGTGTATTGAGCTACAAAGCCTAAATGGTCCCGGCCAAATGTAGACTATTCCCACATGTCAATGGCCATCCATCTTGTTAACAAACCAAAAAGTTGGTTCCATTATATATACGGAGTACTTACATTTATAACATACttacattttttattttattttttaaaaagcaAACAATTTTATTGATAAAGCAAAAGTTACACAATCGAGGTCAACGATGACCGTACAAAACAAAACCGCTAAGACCTATGTACAAGAGACTAAAAATCTAAGGAACAATACTTAGCAATCCAAATCGAGAAAATCGAGAACTATTGCGCAGCCAAAATTAACGGATCCCCCTTCTGGTGTTCGAAGATGAGGCGTACGTATAAACCCGGGTTAATTAGTCACTGATGTCATTCCAACGAGGATTCCTTGAGGCGTTCAGATACCCAACCGAAGCATGTCGTTTGGATATTGGCTAATATTTTCAAAGCATTCCACACATTCTTGAAAATTACTTCATTCCGAGCTTTCCAAAGGGCATATGAGCAGAACCATTTAGCACTTTGCCAAATGGTTTTTCCTTGCCTTGAAAGCGTAGGAATCATAGATGTATCATCGAAGATTTGTTCAAGCGAAATAGAGTTATCGTTAGGGAGATTCCACAACACTTGAAAAATTGATTCCATATCTCAAGCACATGCGGGCATTGTGTCAAACTATGTTCCACCGTTTCAATAACATTCTTGCAAACCGAGCAAAGAATAGAATCCAAATCAATACGACGTTTATCGAGTTTGACTCTTACCGGGATCCGCTTTTGGCTAGCTCTCCAGACGAAGATACCGACTTTTTGCGGAATAACATTGTTTCGGAGAGTTTCACCCCCAATTAGAATTGGTCAGTCTTTTTTCATCAATGAGTAAAGCATCGATTTTGTTCTATAAATTCCATCAGTTTCCAAGGCCCACTTCCATTTATCACCCGAGCTACTTACATTTAAATCATAAAAAAagtttttataatttaaaagttCTTATGGTTTACAATTTTACATGTCAGTTGtttaaactttataaaactttggtaaaatatatatttttcggTGGAAATGACTATTGTGATCTAATTAGAAAGCGAATGCTCAACATATTTGATACCAaattcttttcttttattttaacATCATAATATTTGTGGTACAATATTAAAGGGCAGTTGAACTAGCGGCATACAGTTGCCCCCTGATTTTGAAGTTATGAGGTGAACATTATCTATATATATTCGTGTTGGATGTGTGCGATTGacttttaaaaaaagaaaaaatgtGGTAGACTAATATAACAAAAAGTGTGATAAATATAGATAATAAGATGACGCATACACCATAATGTATGCGGAGTATAAACGatgaaagttaaaaaaaaaaaaaaaaaaaaaaaaagtatatagatatatatcacaACATAAACAAAAAAGATTTACCTCGTTTAAGCTATTTGAGATAACAAATATTTTTTACTATAATATACCCGACCTACTCGGATTAATACGTTACAATTTCTAACCTTCCCGAATATATTGGGTCGAAATTGATCAAGCCTAATTTGTCAACTCCAACCAAGCATATGATCAAACCTTAGCCGCCAGTAATTTTTTAGCTGGCTGGCGTATTGAATGCACATCCTGGTTAACCATTAAAAAGTTCGTTGGGAGGtagttgtatttttataattagtaGTAGTTACATTCACACCAACTTTATATAAATcccattttttttcttcatttttctttcaAATCCCAATCTTCTAAAAATCAACATTTCTCTCAAAAAAATGGCAGATTCATCAAAACCATCACTTCCCAACTTCTTATTATCAGTTAAACTTAAATATGTCAAATTAGGGTATCATTACTTAATCTCACATTTTATGTACCTTTTATTAATCCCACTCCTAGCAATTGTTTCAATACATTTATCCAGGGGCGGAGCCAGAAAATATGTTCAGTGGTGGCACAAAAATAAAATTTTACCTATTGGCCTTAAGTAAAAATTAACGTTAATTATAATAGCAAAATTCAATGTGGTTGACTTGTGTAATTGATTATAAAGTTCAGATTTGATTATAACATGTTGTTATTAGTGAATCCAACTTACGATTATTATGGCTATAGTGATTTAAAGTGTAAATTGCAAGAAACGTTAAAATGAGAGCGAACAAAGGAAAAACGATATAGCACATAATGTGTAAAAGTATTGATTTTGTGACTTCACATTTTTACTATATGATCTGTTTCAGCTACCTCGTTTAATGTATTGCATGTGTAAAGTGTTTTCCATGGGACCTAATGTATATAACTTggtttactttttatattttataaatattgctctaatatatatattttaagatgTCAGCCACTTAAATAGAGGGTCCCATCTTTGATGTTGGTATACTACACTTTATAAGTTGAGGGCTCATATAGGCAAACAATAATATATACTCTCTTTTTACGGTGGCACAGTATATTAGTACTGAAGACATACTTAATATATGGAGGATATAGGTGTTGAGTGGGGGCACGTGCAACCACTCTCACATGCATAGCTCCGCCCCTGCATTTATCAACGCTCACATCACAAGATTTAATCAACTTATGGCAACATCTTCGGTTCAATCTTTTAACCGTCGTTGTTTGTTCTGCTTTACTCGTGTTTTTAGCCACTCTTTACTTCATGAGTCGTCCTAAAAAGGTTTATTTAGTAGATTTCGCGTGTTACAAGCCAAAAGACTCACATATTGTAACACGCGAAATATTTATGGAACATTCTAATATGGCAGGTACATTTAGTGATGAGAATCTAGCGTTTCAAAAGAAGATTCTAGAACGTTCTGGATTAGGACAAAAAACGTATTTCCCTGAGGCAGTTTTGCAAGTTCCACCAAATCCATGTATGGCGGAAGCTAGAAAAGAAGCGGAAATGGTTATGTTTGGCGCGATAGATGAATTATTGGCGAAAACGGGTGTAAAAGCTAAGGAAATTGGGATACTTATTGTGAATTGTAGTTTGTTTTGTCCTACACCTTCACTTAGTTCTATGGTGGTTAATCATTATAAACTTAGAGGCAATATTTTGAGTTATAATCTTGGTGGAATGGGTTGTAGTGCTGGTTTGATATCAATTGATCTTGCTAAACAACTTCTACAggtacatttttatttttttcggttaTTTATATGAAATTGATTATTTCATTTTCTAATTTCATTTTTTGGCTATTAGGTGATACACAGAGAAGGTTTTTTTTTATATGACTTTATAATAATAAAGTATCAGATTTTAAGATTTTTCTAATGATAGCTTTAAAAATGTTGTTAACACGTAATGGTTGAGTGGTAAAAAACCTCAGTTGGTTGTGGGCTCGTATCCTTGAAAACATATGTGCATGTTCAAATTCCGGGGAGTGTTGTGCCTTTGGTAATTCTGTACTCTGTGCGGGCTAAGCAGTTAACCTAAATCATTCTGTGTACGCTTTGTGCACTGGATGCGTGGAGCTTCTTTCCAACGGATGCGTGAGTGTcaaatgagaggattcgatgccaaaattgctgttctaaaaaataaaaaatattgttTACACGTATGACATTATTATACACTATAATGACTGTCATTTTAAAGTCAACATATAGTTACTATGTATAACACTTTATGCTCGTTAAGAAGAGCCGTTGTTTCAATCGTTAGAAGAGCCGTTAGTGCCATCGTTAGAAAAAATTCAAAGGTTGATAATAATTTTTTAATTCTATTAATGACTGTCATTTTTGTGAGTTTTCCTCGTTCAAATATATTTTATCAATTTATTATAGATACTCCCATGTGAATACTGTATAGagtttatgtttttatatataaaaaaaacaccaATTATTTTGTCGATATATATGAACACCTTTACTAAAAATGAGTTCGAATTGTCGTGTTCATGGGTCCACTATGCCCATTACCCACCATGTTATAGAGTGTCATACAGAGACATCTCTTTTAGTAATTTACTATAGAAACGTGTAGATCCAGATCTTAGACAACATGGCCTAGCCTAATActtttatgattttaattttatttaatctcTACATTTTAAATTTCTAATAGTAGTGTATTAAGTTTCCAGATTTAGATAAATGTATGTGTTGTTATGTCTATTCTTACATGTTAACTGAACAACCAAAACTCTTTATTCGTTCTTATTTTCTAAAACATTACAAACCCATTAAAGTCCAGAATCAAAATTTCAAATTTAACACGTGACGAGTTATTCAACACGTAACAAGATTTTTGAATGATTATATCATTTGGTCATGACTAATCAGTGTCAAAAATATGCTATACGCTCAATTACAATGTGAAAATGTTTAGAATAAATGAAACTAATACTTTTTTTGGTTTTTTTGTTAAAAATAGGTGAACCCTAATTCCTATGCTTTGGTGGTTAGTATGGAAAACATCACATTGAATTGGTACTTTGGGAACAACCGGTCTATGCTTGTGTCAAACTGTCTATTTCGTATGGGTGGTGCCGCGGTTCTGTTATCTAATCGTTCTAGTGACAGACGTCGTTCAAAATATCAATTGATTCACACTGTTCGCACCCATAAGGGTGCAGATGATAGATGTTATAGTTGTGTTTTCCAAGAAGAAGATAACGATAAAAAGATTGGCGTAGCTCTTTCGAAAGATCTTATGGCAGTTGCTGGTGAAGCACTGAAAGCCAACATCACAACACTTGGGCCTTTAGTACTTCCTATGTCGGAACAACTATTATTTTTCGTGACATTAGTTGCTAGAAAAGTTTTCAAAATGAAAATTAAACCTTACATCCCGGATTTTAAGCTCGCGTTTGAGCATTTTTGTATTCACGCGGGAGGAAGAGCGGTTCTAGATGAGTTGGAAAAGAATCTTGAGTTATCCGATTGGCATATGGAACCTTCTAGAATGACGCTTTATAGGTTTGGTAACACGTCGAGTAGCTCATTGTGGTATGAACTAGCGTATTCCGAAGCTAAAGGTAGAATAAAGAAGGGAGATCGTTCGTGGCAAATTGCTTTTGGTTCGGGTTTTAAATGTAATAGTGCGGTTTGGAGAGCTTTGAGGACCATCGATCCAACGAAGGAGAAAAACCCTTGGATGGATGAGATCCATGAGTTCCCTGTTCATGTGCCTAAGATTTCCAAAATCGAGGTGTGAAGTGTGGTTGATTAATTTGTTTTTCTTAGGGTGATTAAGGGTTTGATGGTTTAACTGTTATGTAATGTTAGTAGTAATGAGCAAAGGGgcagccaatggggctttgcctcattggtcaccatgttaacatggtgttcgaggagaccaagggttcgagtctcggggggggggggattttcgtgaattaactctaaccactaacattgcctttcaaaaaaaaaaaaaaaaaaaaaaaaaaaaaaaaaaaaaaaaaaatgagcaaAGGGGCAATTTCCCTTTGTCTTTTGCTTGTAATATATGGTAATATATGTGATTGTAAAATGTAAGTTTTTCAAATGATTGCTATTCTTCGGAAATTATATTTCAAACTAGTTAAAGAGTAAGCTATTAGTGAAAATCCTAAAAACATAATTAATAGATATAAATCATATATCATCGAActattggttgagtggtaaaaagcCTCAGTTTGGTTATGGGCACATATCCTtaaataaataagttcatattcaaATTCTGGGGGAGTGTTCTCAAGGTTGTGACTCTGGTATCATTCACTCTGTGCGGACCAAGTagttaacctaaagcattccgTGTACTCTTTGCGCGATGGATGCGAGAAGTTTCTTTCAAACGGGTTTGTCGGTGacaaatgagaggattcgatgcTAAAATTGAcgtttaaaaaaaaagaaatagaTAGAAACCATATATATTAAAGGGTTAATAGCCTATCCGTATGAAGGTAATCTTCTAATCTTTTGTGAGTTTAAAGTTTAGTGGTTGGGTATGTGTATATATTCATTGAAGAATGTATAAATTCGTAAAGGGTGTTTGAGTTCATTATTcgtaatgggtgtttgagttcgtTGTTTTTTTTCTAAAGGAAACCAATTTGAGCTCTAGAAAAATTCATTCTAAAGAAAGAACTAAGCTCGTATTGTATAACGAGGAGTTTATTATTTAGATTTGGCTCAAATTTTTCAAGGCTTATTATTTGAATGGACATTTACACTTTTTGTCTTTCCGAAAAAACAAATTCATTGTGAAAGACCTttgttatattaaattacaagtttgtttTTACAATAAACAAAAGTTATATTCAAATGAAACTAACTTTTAAATTGAGATCTAAAGGACTAATCGGagtgcgacacgtggcgcgataatcacatgcgattgaaaaaaaatataaaaaaaaaaaattttgaaaaaaaaattttgaattttttttttttttgaaattttttttttttgaattttttttcaatcacatgtgattcaatttgacatgcagtaaatcacatgtgattcttcatgccaatcacatgtgattgtaaaactcaatcacatgtgattctgcatgtcaaatccaaccacatatgattggaaaaaaaattatttagtaaaatgacgaatttcagtaaatttgtgctaaaacttttaaacaccaagtttttgatcaaatcACTGAATTAAAGTCTGAAAATTTAAAGATATGATCAAGAAACGCTAATAAACTTAATCAAATCACCAAATTAAAGTCTGTTTCTTGttgaaattttttttgaaaaaaaaaattaaaaattttttttttcaatcacatgtgattggatttgacatgcagaatcacatgtgattgtgttttacaatgtGATTGGGtttgacaatcacatgtgattggatttgacatgctaaatttttataaaaaaaatcgaaaaaattttagaaaaaaaaaatttgtaaaatttttttttcacaaaaagaattttcaaaaaaaaaaatttaatttttttttttcaatcacatgtgattgttgcgccacatgtcgcactctgattggtccgttggatttcaagcaaattattggattcaagtgattacaactcaacAAAAGTTATATTAAAAGAAAACCAAAGAACTTCCATTCAAAAAAGAAAGAGTCCgaaatgaagcgacccgtcctaatccatctggacgaagtcatcaacatttagtcaCATTGCGAGGCACTGtcctaaatatgtcatgaacgactccatgtaatatctttaaaatgagcaaatgcacagcggatgtagtgacccgaacttttccatgtttatatatattaattgagattgatatttacatgactaaatgtttccaacgtgttaagcaatcaaacttgttaagacttgattaaatgaaataagtttcatatagacaattgatcacccaagttgaccggcgattcacgaacgttacaaatttgtaaaaactgcatgttgtggtatatatagacatatatatatggttgacatgagattatgatgagtaagtatctcactaagtatattaacaatgtgtgatatacataagaaatgagattactaagttaagaaactcgaaatgatatatataacgattatcgttatgataacgtctactaaatacatatgtatcatattaagatattgatacactatatttaacatgataaaatgatatttaaat
The window above is part of the Rutidosis leptorrhynchoides isolate AG116_Rl617_1_P2 chromosome 1, CSIRO_AGI_Rlap_v1, whole genome shotgun sequence genome. Proteins encoded here:
- the LOC139859410 gene encoding 3-ketoacyl-CoA synthase 11-like isoform X1; its protein translation is MSRPKKVYLVDFACYKPKDSHIVTREIFMEHSNMAGTFSDENLAFQKKILERSGLGQKTYFPEAVLQVPPNPCMAEARKEAEMVMFGAIDELLAKTGVKAKEIGILIVNCSLFCPTPSLSSMVVNHYKLRGNILSYNLGGMGCSAGLISIDLAKQLLQVNPNSYALVVSMENITLNWYFGNNRSMLVSNCLFRMGGAAVLLSNRSSDRRRSKYQLIHTVRTHKGADDRCYSCVFQEEDNDKKIGVALSKDLMAVAGEALKANITTLGPLVLPMSEQLLFFVTLVARKVFKMKIKPYIPDFKLAFEHFCIHAGGRAVLDELEKNLELSDWHMEPSRMTLYRFGNTSSSSLWYELAYSEAKGRIKKGDRSWQIAFGSGFKCNSAVWRALRTIDPTKEKNPWMDEIHEFPVHVPKISKIEV
- the LOC139859410 gene encoding 3-ketoacyl-CoA synthase 11-like isoform X3 encodes the protein MADSSKPSLPNFLLSVKLKYVKLGYHYLISHFMYLLLIPLLAIVSIHLSRGGAKDLINLWQHLRFNLLTVVVCSALLVFLATLYFMSRPKKVYLVDFACYKPKDSHIVTREIFMEHSNMAGTFSDENLAFQKKILERSGLGQKTYFPEAVLQVPPNPCMAEARKEAEMVMFGAIDELLAKTGVKAKEIGILIVNCSLFCPTPSLSSMVVNHYKLRGNILSYNLGGMGCSAGLISIDLAKQLLQVNPNSYALVVSMENITLNWYFGNNRSMLVSNCLFRMGGAAVLLSNRSSDRRRSKYQLIHTVRTHKGADDRCYSCVFQEEDNDKKIGVALSKDLMAVAGEALKANITTLGPLVLPMSEQLLFFVTLVARKVFKMKIKPYIPDFKLAFEHFCIHAGGRAVLDELEKNLELSDWHMEPSRMTLYRFGNTSSSSLWYELAYSEAKGRIKKGDRSWQIAFGSGFKCNSAVWRALRTIDPTKEKNPWMDEIHEFPVHVPKISKIEV
- the LOC139859410 gene encoding 3-ketoacyl-CoA synthase 11-like isoform X2, which produces MADSSKPSLPNFLLSVKLKYVKLGYHYLISHFMYLLLIPLLAIVSLHLSTLTSQDLINLWQHLRFNLLTVVVCSALLVFLATLYFMSRPKKVYLVDFACYKPKDSHIVTREIFMEHSNMAGTFSDENLAFQKKILERSGLGQKTYFPEAVLQVPPNPCMAEARKEAEMVMFGAIDELLAKTGVKAKEIGILIVNCSLFCPTPSLSSMVVNHYKLRGNILSYNLGGMGCSAGLISIDLAKQLLQVNPNSYALVVSMENITLNWYFGNNRSMLVSNCLFRMGGAAVLLSNRSSDRRRSKYQLIHTVRTHKGADDRCYSCVFQEEDNDKKIGVALSKDLMAVAGEALKANITTLGPLVLPMSEQLLFFVTLVARKVFKMKIKPYIPDFKLAFEHFCIHAGGRAVLDELEKNLELSDWHMEPSRMTLYRFGNTSSSSLWYELAYSEAKGRIKKGDRSWQIAFGSGFKCNSAVWRALRTIDPTKEKNPWMDEIHEFPVHVPKISKIEV